The following are encoded in a window of Fusarium oxysporum f. sp. lycopersici 4287 chromosome 5, whole genome shotgun sequence genomic DNA:
- a CDS encoding peroxin-4 yields the protein MPPSSSNSVAASRSASRRLIKELDTWSTEQKEEKGIERLGPVNEGDLMEWEAVINGRDIGHGYDEGRWLINISIPSTYPLAPPKMTFVTPVVHPNIALQTGEICLDLLKDAWTPAYSVLECVRAVRMLLGCPETDSPLNVDVAALLRSGDVLGTRKLVEFWCRDSDGRYEGP from the exons ATGccaccatcgtcatcaaacTCAGTCGCTGCGTCGCGAAGCGCAAGTCGACGACTGATAAAGGAGTTGGATACATGGAGCACAGAgcaaaaggaagagaagggcATCGAACGTCTTGGACCAGTCAATGAGGGCGACTTGATGGAGTGGGAAGCCGTCATCAATGGACGAGATATAGGCCACGGCTACGATG AGGGACGCTGGCTTATCAATATTTCCATCCCATCGACTTACCCCCTCGCACCACCAAAGATGACGTTCGTCACGCCCGTTGTTCACCCGAATATTGCCCTTCAAACTGGCGAGATCTGCCTCGACCTGCTCAAGGACGCATGGACACCTGCGTATAGTGTCTTGGAGTGTGTTCGAGCCGTGCGCATGTTGCTGGGATGCCCTGAGACCGATAGCCCACTTAACGTGGACGTTGCGGCCTTGTTGCGCTCCGGCGATGTGCTTGGTACCAGGAAGCTTGTCGAGTTTTGGTGTCGGGATTCTGATGGGCGGTATGAGGGGCCTTGA
- a CDS encoding mannan polymerase complexes MNN9 subunit, whose protein sequence is MARPMGAVRLKKTNPLTLALGAILCIFIIVFLVSPSGKSATARRFESITAEHHLSPPTSPYRKSKSRSGVPLKPPPVVHYNLNNVTITTSPIANRENVLILTPMSRFYPGYWDNLLRLTYPHELITLGFILPKTKEGNQATTELQDHIHKTQKHGREGDKFKSIIILRQDFDPAIVSQDEAERHKLKNQKARREVMSKARNSLLFTTLGPDTSWVLWLDADIIETPTTLIQDLASFDKPLIVPNCFQRYYDEEHKQMAERPYDFNSWQDSETALALAAKMGPDEILLEGYAEMPTYRMLMAYLAVEGGDRNLVIPLDGVGGTALLVKADVHRDGAMFPPFPFYHLIETEGFAKMAKRLGWQPYGLPNYKVYHYNE, encoded by the exons ATGGCCCGACCCATGGGGGCGGTTCGTCTCAAGAAGACGAATCCCTTGACCCTCGCGCTCGGAGCGATCCTgtgcatcttcatcatcgtcttcctcgtctccCCGTCGGGCAAATCCGCCACCGCTCGCCGATTCGAGTCCATAACTGCAGAGCATCATCTCTCGCCGCCGACTTCACCGTACCGAAAGTCAAAATCCCGATCTGGCGTACCGCTCAAGCCACCACCCGTTGTGCACTACAACCTTAACAATGTCACCATTACGACCTCGCCCATCGCGAACCGAGAAAATGTCCTCATCCTGACCCCCATGTCTCGATTCTATCCTGGCTACTGGGACAATCTTTTGCGCTTGACTTATCCTCATGAACTTATCACCTTGGGGTTCATCCTacccaagaccaaggaggGCAACCAAGCCACCACCGAACTCCAAGACCACATCCACAAGACGCAGAAGCATGGCCGTGAGGGCGACAAATTCAAGAGCATCATCATTCTTCGTCAAGATTTTGATCCTGCTATTGTTTCGCAGGATGAAGCCGAGCGCCACAAGCTTAAAAACCAGAAGGCCCGTCGCGAGGTTATGTCGAAGGCCCGGAATTCGTTACTGTTCACAACTCTGGGACCCGATACCTCCTGGGTCCTGTGGCTAGATGCCGACATCATTGAGACTCCTACAACCCTGATCCAGGATCTCGCCTCCTTTGATAAGCCGCTCATTGTCCCAAACTGCTTCCAGCGATATTACGACGAGGAACATAAGCAAATGGCCGAGCGGCCATACGATTTTAACAGCTGGCAAGACAGCGAAACAGCGCTGGCACTCGCTGCCAAGATGGGACCGGATGAAATTCTTCTCGAGGGCTACGCTGAAATGCCAACATATCGAATGCTTATGGCATACCTGGCTGTTGAGGGCGGCGACCGTAATCTGGTTATCCCACTTGACGGAGTTGGGGGTACTGCCCTTCTAGTCAAGGCAGATGTGCATCGCGATGGTGCCATGTTCCCTCCCTTCCCCTTCTACCATCTTATTGAGACTGAGGGATTCGCCAAAATGGCTAAGCGATTAGGCTGGCAACCATATGGCCTGCCCAATTACAAG GTCTATCACTATAACGAATAA
- a CDS encoding hypothetical protein (At least one base has a quality score < 10) has product MADKMDRGLDEIIADTRANRPRNHRGQGRRREPRNDYPRDGVRKSVRDDSRNLDSEWVHDRFEENNNRRAPAPRRRRESPDQESKGAKLRVDNIHYDLTEEDLDELFRRIGPVVRLQLRYDRAGRSEGTAYVTYELKEDAQEAVKQFDGANANGQPIRLTLLPSRNPFDTAVMPGRPLAERISSPGERRSHSPHRRYDDDDAARRGIDRYVPGQGPRRSPMPRQGGRGRGQGGRRPGARRDGRDGGRDQEGGRGGRGNPRGKKTQEELDAEMADYFGGGDNAQAAEPADQQDAPPAQTQAPAQTQAQAATDDIDMIE; this is encoded by the exons ATGGCTGACAAGATGGATCGCGGTCTCGATGAGATCATCGCTGATACT CGCGCCAATCGACCTCGCAACCACCGTGGCCAAGGTCGCCGACGTGAACCCCGTAATGACTACCCTCGCGATGGTGTTAGAAAG TCCGTTCGCGACGATTCACGAAACCTTGATAG CGAATGGGTCCATGACCGATTCGAAGAGAACA ACAACCGCCGAGCTCCTGCTCCTCGCCGCCGCCGCGAATCCCCAGACCA GGAGTCCAAGGGCGCCAAGCTCAGAGTTGACAACATTCACTATGATCTCACTGAAGAAGACCTGGAT GAGCTATTTCGAAGAATTGGCCCAGTTGTTCGCCTTCAGCTACGGTATGACCGCGCTGGGCGATCCGAGGGTACTGCTTACGTGACGTACGAGCTGAAGGAGGACGCTCAGGAGGCGGTCAAGCAGTTTGATGGTGCCAATGCCAATG GTCAACCCATTCGATTGACTCTGCTACCCTCGCGAAACCCATTTGATACCGCCGTTATGCCCGGCCGTCCACTGGCAGAGCGAATCTCGAGTCCGGGGGAACGAAGATCCCATTCTCCCCATCGCCGGtatgatgacgacgatgctGCCCGCAGAGGAATCGATAGATATGTTCCCGGTCAGGGTCCTCGTCGCAGCCCAATGCCTAGACAGGGTGGTCGGGGCCGAGGACAGGGTGGTCGTCGCCCTGGAGCTCGACGCGATGGCAGAGATGGGGGCAGAGATCAGGAGGGCGGACGCGGCGGACGAGGCAACCCTCGTGGAAAGAAGACACAGGAGGAGCTGGATGCAGAGATGGCGGATTACTTTGGCGGCGGTGACAACGCGCAGGCCGCCGAACCTGCTGACCAGCAAGATGCACCCCCTGCTCAAACACAGGCACCGGCGCAGactcaagctcaagctgcGACCGACGATATTGACATGATCGAGTAG
- a CDS encoding hypothetical protein (At least one base has a quality score < 10), which translates to MRSSLILAPIDLATTVAKVADVNPVMTTLAMVLESPFATIHETLIANGSMTDSKRTVILENPSCPGRPFDTCPDNRRAPAPRRRRESPDQESKGAKLRVDNIHYDLTEEDLDELFRRIGPVVRLQLRYDRAGRSEGTAYVTYELKEDAQEAVKQFDGANANGQPIRLTLLPSRNPFDTAVMPGRPLAERISSPGERRSHSPHRRYDDDDAARRGIDRYVPGQGPRRSPMPRQGGRGRGQGGRRPGARRDGRDGGRDQEGGRGGRGNPRGKKTQEELDAEMADYFGGGDNAQAAEPADQQDAPPAQTQAPAQTQAQAATDDIDMIE; encoded by the exons ATGAGATCATCGCTGATACT CGCGCCAATCGACCTCGCAACCACCGTGGCCAAGGTCGCCGACGTGAACCCCGTAATGACTACCCTCGCGATGGTGTTAGAAAG TCCGTTCGCGACGATTCACGAAACCTTGATAG CGAATGGGTCCATGACCGATTCGAAGAGAACAGTAATACTTGAAAACCCTTCCTGCCCAGGACGCCCTTTTGACACTTGTCCAGACAACCGCCGAGCTCCTGCTCCTCGCCGCCGCCGCGAATCCCCAGACCA GGAGTCCAAGGGCGCCAAGCTCAGAGTTGACAACATTCACTATGATCTCACTGAAGAAGACCTGGAT GAGCTATTTCGAAGAATTGGCCCAGTTGTTCGCCTTCAGCTACGGTATGACCGCGCTGGGCGATCCGAGGGTACTGCTTACGTGACGTACGAGCTGAAGGAGGACGCTCAGGAGGCGGTCAAGCAGTTTGATGGTGCCAATGCCAATG GTCAACCCATTCGATTGACTCTGCTACCCTCGCGAAACCCATTTGATACCGCCGTTATGCCCGGCCGTCCACTGGCAGAGCGAATCTCGAGTCCGGGGGAACGAAGATCCCATTCTCCCCATCGCCGGtatgatgacgacgatgctGCCCGCAGAGGAATCGATAGATATGTTCCCGGTCAGGGTCCTCGTCGCAGCCCAATGCCTAGACAGGGTGGTCGGGGCCGAGGACAGGGTGGTCGTCGCCCTGGAGCTCGACGCGATGGCAGAGATGGGGGCAGAGATCAGGAGGGCGGACGCGGCGGACGAGGCAACCCTCGTGGAAAGAAGACACAGGAGGAGCTGGATGCAGAGATGGCGGATTACTTTGGCGGCGGTGACAACGCGCAGGCCGCCGAACCTGCTGACCAGCAAGATGCACCCCCTGCTCAAACACAGGCACCGGCGCAGactcaagctcaagctgcGACCGACGATATTGACATGATCGAGTAG
- a CDS encoding hypothetical protein (At least one base has a quality score < 10), with translation MFSPPQHQHDTASASSSRTTRSSRDKHNNKKTEPIPTSTPRQPDEIEEADTTVPVKTYQPKQKQKRVEPSPGKDTDDAESVYLSSDEDTSDEDSSDYDSDSEGSVEELPPRQLSRRATDRGVKTTPGSPFTITQTRSETTRWISTQNNGGMMRGARTINQQTTLHGQNVNGPQPRPSNRNSISFNMSVNVDMSFNGLVTGRNLGFTGGSLSYAWSRRNTQGG, from the exons ATgttctctcctcctcaacatcaacatgatACTGCATCAGCATCCTCGTCCAGAACTACCAGATCATCACGAGACAAACACAACAACAAGAAAACAGAGCCTATTCCAACTTCAACCCCTCGACAGCCAGACGAAATCGAAGAAGCGGATACGACAGTACCAGTAAAGACGTATCAaccaaagcagaagcagaaaagaGTTGAACCGTCACCTGGCAAAGATACCGACGATGCCGAGAGTGTATATCTATCATCCGACGAAGACACATCAGATGAAGACTCCTCAGACTATGACTCAGACTCAGAAGGTAGCGTGGAAGAGCTGCCTCCTCGGCAACTATCGAGGAGAGCAACAGATCGAGGTGTAAAAACAACTCCTGGGTCGCCATTCACAATCACCCAGACACGAAGCGAAACTACTCGCTGGATATCAACACAGAACAATGGAGGTATGATGCGAGGGGCCAGAACTATCAACCAGCAGACAACATTGCATGGACAGAACGTCAATGGACCACAGCCAAGACCGAGCAATAGGAACAGTATCAGCTTCAACATGAGCGTCAACGTTGACATGTCCTTCAACGGCCTCGTCACAGGCCGGAACCTGGGCTTCACAGGG GGATCACTATCATATGCATGGAGCCGGCGTAACACGCAAGGGGGTTGA
- a CDS encoding hypothetical protein (At least one base has a quality score < 10): protein MFSPPQHQHDTASASSSRTTRSSRDKHNNKKTEPIPTSTPRQPDEIEEADTTVPVKTYQPKQKQKRVEPSPGKDTDDAESVYLSSDEDTSDEDSSDYDSDSEGSVEELPPRQLSRRATDRGVKTTPGSPFTITQTRSETTRWISTQNNGGMMRGARTINQQTTLHGQNVNGPQPRPSNRNSISFNMSVNVDMSFNGLVTGRNLGFTGVGILP from the coding sequence ATgttctctcctcctcaacatcaacatgatACTGCATCAGCATCCTCGTCCAGAACTACCAGATCATCACGAGACAAACACAACAACAAGAAAACAGAGCCTATTCCAACTTCAACCCCTCGACAGCCAGACGAAATCGAAGAAGCGGATACGACAGTACCAGTAAAGACGTATCAaccaaagcagaagcagaaaagaGTTGAACCGTCACCTGGCAAAGATACCGACGATGCCGAGAGTGTATATCTATCATCCGACGAAGACACATCAGATGAAGACTCCTCAGACTATGACTCAGACTCAGAAGGTAGCGTGGAAGAGCTGCCTCCTCGGCAACTATCGAGGAGAGCAACAGATCGAGGTGTAAAAACAACTCCTGGGTCGCCATTCACAATCACCCAGACACGAAGCGAAACTACTCGCTGGATATCAACACAGAACAATGGAGGTATGATGCGAGGGGCCAGAACTATCAACCAGCAGACAACATTGCATGGACAGAACGTCAATGGACCACAGCCAAGACCGAGCAATAGGAACAGTATCAGCTTCAACATGAGCGTCAACGTTGACATGTCCTTCAACGGCCTCGTCACAGGCCGGAACCTGGGCTTCACAGGGGTAGGCATTCTGCCATGA
- a CDS encoding hypothetical protein (At least one base has a quality score < 10) produces MSATFESLPKIGLLSIGDMGVGIAKLLVANGFTVATNISGRSKDTIERARDAEVELLESDVDLVRQSSVILSIVPPKDAEATATRITDALAGLETTKELYFVDLNAVAPSTVKAIAASVKRENLPIRFVDGSILGHPPKKTSTDAATESSSSNDSSDWYRPSIPISGSDGFSSLPFGKKLISVLNMKQISPDIGAASGLKMCFASLSKGFTAIATQSFTTAHNLGVLGALKDEIGTFYPAMLANAEKSVPGMPPKAYRWVREMEEIALTFNEEAGWDKRMFMGAASVYKDIAENEVLGNEKTGKRKRGTTLDDVAAAAAEGLHKKQRPE; encoded by the exons ATGTCAGCTACCTTCGAATCTCTACCCAAAATTGGACTATTGTCCATTGGAGATATGGGGGTCGGTATTGCAAAACTACTAGTTGCCAACGGTTTCACCGTTGCAACCAATATCTCTGGCAGAAG CAAAGATACCATCGAACGAGCTCGGGATGCAGAAGTTGAACTCCTCGAGTCTGATGTTGATCTGGTCAGGCAGAGTTCCGTTATACTCTCCATTGTGCCGCCTAAAGACGCAGAGGCAACAGCCACTCGTATTACAGATGCGTTAGCAGGCTTAGAGACTACGAAAGAGCTTTACTTTGTCGATCTCAATGCTGTTGCACCTTCGACAGTCAAGGCCATTGCGGCATCTGTTAAGAGAGAAAACCTGCCTATACGATTCGTTGACGGAAGCATTCTTGGGCATCCTCCCAAGAAGACGTCTACCGATGCCGCAACAGAATCATCAAGCAGCAACGACTCTTCTGACTGGTACCGTCCTAGCATTCCTATATCAGGCTCGGATGGTTTCAGCTCGCTCCCTTTTGGAAAGAAACTGATATCTGTTCTCAACATGAAGCAAATCTCTCCTGATATCGGCGCTGCAAGTGGTCTAAAAATGTGCTTCGCTTCCCTTTCAAAGGGATTCACCGCCATTGCCACTCAATCGTTCACGACGGCACATAATCTTGGCGTCTTAGGCGCTCTTAAAGATGAGATTGGTACATTTTATCCAGCCATGCTTGCCAACGCTGAAAAGAGCGTTCCCGGCATGCCACCTAAGGCGTATCGCTGGGTGCGAgagatggaggagattgcTCTCACTTTCAATGAGGAAGCGGGCTGGGATAAAAGGATGTTCATGGGTGCTGCGAGTGTCTACAAGGATATCGCGGAGAATGAAGTACTTGGAAACGAGAAGACGggcaagaggaagaggggaACAACGCTGGATGATGTCGCCGCAGCGGCAGCGGAAGGATTGCACAAGAAGCAAAGGCCAGAATAA
- a CDS encoding hypothetical protein (At least one base has a quality score < 10) gives MALRLALRAPESRLCNRISTTTRRVYSTSKQSDYFTVELSPKIKDPSKLVKAVRSQINITNPSRHDAAVVLATPQYAQWLGKDEFMSEFVDMLSGSDGSGEFHTLGAVVDHIAPPVPNNKPIQGLSILRGNLDTILPGLWTKAPPKEWSDGGKVSALTMDLGNPHITIPLTNTTFQNHRTSTLIISRYDLSTGSPKLIEQTDTKHLQKVNIPFRKRLPSINDLGIWAPLVPLTQPRVVTESFGNIVRRVDIEDESVPASNELEPAVNELHASKSDLVQSPMGIWAMITPPTFVQSGGSSPYVNPDPEATFADGQSITELTALTSDQLGILYRQGGRLYQVLSGGGGWGAKKGLLSLDPEQTHFVVSEEEEMQRFIQAMEGGNFVPVSSKIQFFASTDSSASESVGKKQTGVVFGTSSKVEDETDANPSQPEARLLENHFGALSNVGIFVTSSDASMFSKPGFNNDLETQRA, from the exons ATGGCCCTGCGGCTGGCATTGAGAGCTCCTGAGAGCCGTCTCTGCAATCGCATTTCGACCACAACTAGGAGGGTATACTCAACAAGTAAACAATCAGATTACTTTACTGTTGAGCTGAGTCCGAAGATCAAA GATCCCTCAAAACTAGTAAAAGCCGTCAGATCTcagatcaacatcaccaatCCTAGCCGCCACGATGCAGCAGTTGTACTCGCAACTCCACAATATGCGCAATGGCTAGGCAAGGATGAATTTATGTCTGAGTTTGTAGATATGCTGTCAGGTTCTGATGGGTCCGGCGAGTTCCATACTCTGGGCGCTGTTGTTGACCACATCGCCCCGCCAGTGCCGAACAACAAACCCATTCAGGGGCTATCTATCCTCCGTGGTAATCTCGACACTATCCTACCAGGACTATGGACAAAGGCGCCCCCAAAGGAATGGTCGGATGGTGGGAAGGTGTCAGCTCTAACCATGGATCTTGGCAACCCGCATATCACTATCCCTCTCACCAACACCACTTTTCAGAACCACAGGACCTCGACACTTATCATTAGCCGTTACGACTTGTCAACCGGCTCCCCAAAACTTATTGAGCAAACTGATACAAAGCATTTGCAGAAAGTAAACATTCCTTTTCGGAAAAGGCTCCCGTCAATCAATGACCTTGGTATCTGGGCTCCCCTCGTGCCTCTGACTCAACCCCGTGTGGTGACTGAGAGCTTTGGTAATATCGTACGGCGAGTCGACATCGAAGATGAATCAGTTCCAGCATCAAATGAGCTCGAGCCAGCAGTGAACGAGCTCCATGCCAGCAAATCGGACTTAGTTCAGTCTCCTATGGGCATTTGGGCAATGATCACACCTCCGACTTTTGTTCAGTCAGGGGGCAGCTCGCCCTATGTCAATCCGGATCCCGAGGCAACATTTGCTGATGGCCAAAGTATCACGGAGCTAACGGCTTTAACCTCCGATCAATTGGGTATCCTGTATAGGCAAGGGGGTCGATTATATCAAGTTT TGAGTGGTGGCGGCGGTTGGGGGGCAAAGAAGGGTTTGCTGTCGCTTGACCCCGAGCAAACTCACTTTGTTGtatctgaagaagaagagatgcAAAGGTTCATCCAAGCTATGGAAGGGGGCAATTTTGTCCCTGTGAGTTCCAAAATCCAGTTCTTTGCATCAACAGATTCTTCTGCTAGCGAGTCGGTCGGAAAGAAACAAACCGGTGTGGTGTTCGGAACATCCAGCAAGGTCGAGGATGAAACTGATGCGAATCCATCTCAACCTGAGGCACGATTGTTGGAGAATCATTTCGGCGCTCTCTCCAACGTAGGCATATTTGTAACCTCATCCGATGCTTCCATGTTTTCGAAACCTGGGTTCAACAACGACCTGGAAACTCAACGTGCCTAA
- a CDS encoding valyl-tRNA synthetase: MATNSGRGNPIAASEGIQDATSTPPAVPAAEKKEIVESATGAHATGQDAGAAAAAGAPKVKTEKELEKERKKAEKQAKFEAKKQKAAATAPKAAKEKKPKEKKVEEEPLPEYVEDTPEGEKKRIRSFEDPHFKAYNPIAVESAWYSWWEKEGFFKPEFKPDGSVKDEGKFVIVHPPPNVTGALHMGHALGDSLQDLMIRWNRMQGKTTLWLPGCDHAGISTQSVVENMLWRKEGKTRHDLGREEFVNTVWKWKDEYHKRINKALTSLGGSFDWSREAFTMDKNLSAAVTETWVKLHEEGTIYRANRLVNWCTKLNTALSNLEVVNKELTGRTLLEVPGYDKKVEFGVIVHFKYPIEGSDELVEVATTRIETMLGDTGIAVHPKDERYKHLIGKTAIHPFIEGRKLPIIADEYVDMEFGTGAVKLTPAHDPNDFTLGQKHGLEFINILTDDGLMNENTGAYKGQKRFDVRYAIQDDLKAKGLYVDKKDNAMKVPLCEKSKDIIEPLLKPQWWVRMKELAEPALAAVRDGRIKIRPETAEKSYFRWLEDINDWCISRQLWWGHRCPVYYAKIEGGAGDIPEEKLWFAGRTREEAEEKAKAALPGKTYTLEQDEDVLDTWFSSGLWPFSTLGWPNNTHDLQTLYPTEVLETGWDILFFWIARMIMLGLKMTGDIPFKEVYCHSLVRDSEGRKMSKSLGNVVDPLDVISGIQLQSLHDKLLQGNLHPSEVTKATKYQKTAFPEGIPQCGADALRFTMVNATTGGGDINLDVKIIHGYRKFCNKIFQATKYVLGSLPKDFTPSTSGVVRGETLAERWILHKMNTAAKEINRALEDREFSKSTLIVYRYWYNELCDVYIENSKAIIRDGTPKERESAIQTLYTALEAALTMIHPFMPFITEEMWQRMPRRPEDQTKSIMVAKYPVYHEQLDDPESERAYELVLGCSKAARSLMAEYALKDEAEVIIQAYNDTALTTVKDQSSSIKTLSGKGIKGVEILTPDATRPAGCVAYPVSTEASVFLHVKGRVDLDAEIAKAQKKLDKAKSSIQKQEKILNDPGYLEKVSDAVRETDEKRLADAKQELNSFEETIKQFEQLKLE, translated from the exons ATGGCGACCAACAGTGGCCGAGGAAACCCAA TCGCCGCCAGCGAGGGCATTCAGGACGCTACCAGCACCCCTCCAGCCGTTCCCGCCGCGGAGAAAAAGGAGATTGTCGAGTCTGCCACCGGTGCACACGCTACAGGTCAGGATGCCGGCGCAGCAGCCGCCGCCGGTGCGCCCAAGGTGAAGACCGAGAAGGAGT TGGAAAAAGAACGAAAGAAGGCCGAGAAACAGGCCAAGTTCGAagcaaagaagcaaaaggctgCTGCCACCGCCCCCAAAGCTgccaaagaaaagaagcctAAGGAAAAGAAGGTCGAGGAGGAGCCTCTCCCCGAATACGTCGAAGACACCCCCGAGggcgagaagaagcgaaTTCGATCATTTGAAGACCCCCATTTCAAGGCTTACAACCCCATTGCGGTCGAGTCTGCATGGTATAGCTGGTGGGAGAAGGAGGGTTTCTTCAAGCCCGAGTTCAAGCCCGATGGCAGTGTCAAGGATGAGGGCAAGTTCGTCATTGTTCACCCTCCTCCCAATGTTACTGGTGCTCTGCACATGGGTCACGCTCTCGGTGACTCGCTTCAGGATCTCATGATTAGATGGAACCGTATGCAAGGCAAGACTACCCTGTGGTTGCCCGGATGCGATCATGCTGGCATCTCTACGCAGAGCGTTGTTGAGAACATGCTTTGGAGAAAGGAGGGCAAGACAAGACATGACCTTGGCCGTGAGGAATTCGTTAACACTGTCTGGAAGTGGAAGGACGAATACCACAAACGCATCAACAAGGCCCTGACCAGTCTTGGAGGATCTTTTGACTGGAGCAGAGAGG CTTTCACCATGGACAAGAACTTGTCTGCCGCCGTTACAGAGACCTGGGTCAAGCTTCACGAGGAGGGAACTATTTACCGAGCAAACCGACTTGTTAACTGGTGCACGAAGCTTAACACTGCACTTTCCAACCTTGAAGTCGTCAACAAGGAGTTGACTGGCCGTACCCTGCTCGAAGTCCCTGGATACGACAAGAAGGTCGAATTCGGCGTCATTGTCCACTTCAAGTACCCCATTGAAGGTTCCGATGAGCTTGTCGAGGTCGCCACCACCCGTATTGAGACTATGCTTGGTGATACCGGTATTGCTGTCCATCCCAAGGACGAGAGGTATAAGCACCTTATCGGAAAGACTGCCATCCACCCCTTTATCGAGGGCCGCAAGCTACCCATCATCGCCGACGAGTATGTCGACATGGAATTCGGTACCGGTGCCGTCAAGCTTACTCCAGCTCACGATCCTAACGATTTCACTCTCGGCCAGAAGCACGGCCTTGAGTTTATCAACATCTTGACCGACGATGGTCTTATGAACGAGAACACCGGCGCTTACAAGGGCCAGAAGCGATTCGATGTCCGTTACGCTATCCAGGATGatctcaaggccaagggtctatatgttgacaagaaggacaacGCCATGAAGGTCCCTCTGTGCGAAAAGTCCAAGGATATCATTGAGCCTCTTCTGAAACCCCAATGGTGGGTCCGCATGAAGGAACTCGCTGAGCCTGCCTTGGCTGCTGTTCGAGACGGACGCATTAAGATCCGACCAGAGACTGCTGAGAAGAGCTACTTCCGGTGGCTTGAGGACATCAACGACTGGTGCATCAGCCGGCAGCTCTGGTGGGGTCACCGATGTCCCGTCTACTACGCTAAGATCGAGGGCGGCGCTGGAGATATCCCTGAGGAGAAGCTCTGGTTTGCCGGCCGAACACGagaggaggctgaggagaaaGCTAAGGCTGCACTCCCTGGCAAGACATATACACTTGAGCAAGATGAGGATGTTCTCGACACATGGTTCTCTTCTGGACTCTGGCCCTTCAGCACCCTCGGCTGGCCCAACAACACCCACGACCTCCAAACTCTCTACCCCACAGAGGTCCTCGAGACAGGTTGGGatattctcttcttctggatTGCCAGAATGATCATGCTCGGTCTCAAGATGACGGGCGATATCCCATTCAAGGAGGTCTATTGCCACAGTCTTGTTCGAGATTCAGAAGGTCGCAAGATGAGTAAGAGTTTGGGTAACGTCGTTGATCCCCTGGATGTCATCTCAGGTATCCAGTTGCAGTCTCTCCACGACAAGCTTCTGCAAGGTAACCTACACCCCAGCGAGGTCACAAAGGCCACCAAGTATCAGAAGACTGCCTTCCCTGAAGGTATCCCCCAGTGTGGTGCTGATGCCCTGCGATTCACCATGGTCAACGCCACAACCGGTGGTGGTGATATCAACCTGGATGTCAAGATTATCCACGGATACCGCAAGTTCTGTAACAAGATCTTCCAGGCTACCAAGTATGTTCTGGGAAGTCTCCCCAAGGACTTCACTCCCTCGACGTCAGGGGTTGTCCGTGGCGAAACTCTTGCCGAGCGGTGGATTCTTCACAAGATGAACACCGCGGCCAAAGAGATCAACCGTGCTCTTGAGGATCGCGAGTTTTCCAAGTCAACATTGATCGTCTACCGCTACTGGTACAACGAGCTTTGCGATGTCTACATCGAGAACTCAAAGGCCATCATCCGTGACGGTACTCCAAAGGAGCGTGAGTCTGCTATCCAGACTCTCTATACTGCTCTCGAGGCCGCTCTCACCATGATCCACCCTTTCATGCCCTTCATTACTGAGGAGATGTGGCAACGAATGCCCCGGCGACCTGAGGATCAGACCAAGTCTATCATGGTCGCGAAGTACCCCGTCTACCACGAGCAGCTTGATGACCCCGAGTCTGAGCGCGCTTACGAGCTTGTTCTAGGCTGCTCCAAGGCTGCTCGCTCACTGATGGCTGAGTACGCCCtcaaggatgaggctgagg TTATCATCCAGGCTTACAACGATACTGCTCTCACTACCGTTAAGGATCAGTCGTCTTCTATTAAGACCTTGAGCGGTAAGGGTATCAAGGGAGTCGAGATCCTCACCCCCGATGCTACTAGACCCGCCGGGTGCGTCGCCTATCCTGTCTCAACCGAGGCCTCCGTTTTCCTTCACGTAAAGGGCCGCGTTGACCTCGATGCTGAGATCGCCAAGGcgcagaagaagctcgacaaggccaagagcAGCATCCAAAAACAGGAGAAGATTCTCAATGATCCTGGCTACCTTGAGAAGGTCTCAGACGCCGTCCGCGAGACAGACGAGAAGAGATTGGCAGATGCCAAGCAAgagctcaacagcttcgagGAGACCATCAAGCAGTTTGAGCAGCTAAAGCTGGAgtag